The sequence ttgacttCTTATAATCGATCTCACATTGAAATTCATCATAGTccagaaaaataataaattttgatatataaacaaaataatttttcgtgAATCGGATCAAGCATCATAAAACGGGTTTTGTCTATGCTACCCCATTCGATCACTGTTCGAATGGGGATCCAACGGCTCATATTTACTGCACTTAAAATGTTCACATGAACTTTTCAAGTGCAAAAAAATATGAGCCGTCATATGCAGCACATGGACAATGCCCATGTACTAACCTACACTTTCTCCATAAAACGATATCATAGATAGTGATCTTAAATTCATGTTGTGATCACAAAAAAGAACTATGATTAGCTATAATGACATGATAAACATGCATTTATTATAATGTAGTATAACTTAATACCCCAAAAATTAACTTAGGACAAAAATGTTTGTTTATACACATTTAAAAATGCGAAATCATATTACACTATTAATCAACAACTACCCAACCAACAATCATGGTTTCTTCACCAAGAAATCAAAACCCACATTTACTAGCGTTCACACGCGCTTCCATGGAATATTTGAGCTGTGTAGTATGAACATTTCCGGGGACCAAAGATTATACTACTGGAAAATAGGAGCGAAAGATGAATACAAAGAATTTGAATTGGCGAAGTTCACAAGCGGCCAAATGCTGGTTAAAGTCAATATAGTCCAGTAGTTGTCGAAGagtctgccactttcttttcATACTGTGTAGATTCGCGCTGCTTTTTTGTCTAAAGAAAGAAAGAGAGATATACAatacaatatataataataatacagaGACAAAGATTGCAACAGTAGTCTACGGAAAAAGAATGGGAGTACTTTAGGCCTATCATTCCGTTGATTCCGCGCATATTCTTGCTTGGATTGTGAAGCCCATTTGAGTTGAAACGCTTCCGCGATTGCCGCATATAAAGAGGGTTGGGCTAGAGAGAGGGAGAGAGTCGTGGAAAGTGGAAAggttttcgtttttttttgggttttgttTTGTTCTTGACTGTTGTGTATAAATATGCCTAATTTTTCAATGGCATTGAGAATTTAGCATCGCTTTCTCGAAGCTGAGCTTGACCCAGGTCAAGATTTAGTATATTCAGATCTGGGTGGGCGTTAGTTTTCCGTTTTTGTAGCTATGGTGGTGGTGTGTTGGTGACGCGTGGTTTGCACGTGCTGATGGGTTGCGTAACGTCGAAACAGACGGTTTCCGTGACTCCGGCGATACTGGATCACTCGGGGGGGTTATATGGGGGGTCGGGTCGTAGCCGAGTGGGGAGTAGCGGCGGAGGCGGCGGTTTGGTGGCAGAGCTGGACATGAACTTGAAGAAGGTGAAGAAAAGAGGAGCAGGTGAGTCGGGGAGCGAGTTGAGCGAGTCTGGTCGGACGAGTGAGTCTGTGAGTTTTCGGCTTGGGAATTTGCAAAAGTATGTGGAGGGTGAGCAGGTGGCGGCTGGCTGGCCGGCTTGGCTCAGTGCGGTTGCGGGTGAAGCCATTCAGGGTTGGGTTCCACTGAAATCTGATTCTTACGAGAAACTTGAAAAGGTTTGTTTGATTGTTTCGGTTCTGAGTCGGATTACATGTTTGATTGTAAGATAAAATGGGATCGTGTAGTTCATTGTGTCTTTGTCATTCAAGTTATTCATAGTAGTAGTTGTAACTTGGAAGTGTTTGTCTCGTGTCTTAGTATTTCATTGGGAAAACTGATGATCATATATAACAAGTGCCTTCTAGTTGTGATGGAAATGTGGAAGAATTAGTTGCAGAATGGAGAGTTTGAAACACCCGATCACTCTCGGGGACGCCGAAATATGGTTCTTTTTTGTGTTTTCAATCCTTTGAATAGCGTTGTCCGTGGTAAGCTTGGAACTGAGGGTTTAACTGAGCTAAGATTTATGATTAGGGGGTGGAGATATAACTACTATGTCTAGATGCATTAACTGGGTCTTTGCCTCCTGTAGCAAAAGTTTGAGCAAAATATCGGTTCTTAATCCTGTGAGAACTTGTGGTTTGTGATCAATAAAATGACGTTGCACTTTATAAGCCCTTAAATCTTATAATGTCTTCAATCTTGTCCTTGCAATTGAAAAGATCAGGCGGCGTGAAGAAAGCATAAACTCTACTTTTTCTATAAAAAGCTTGATTTTTATGGAAAGAAAGTTACTAGCTTAAATCATCAAGATTTTCTCCCTTTATGCTGCAAGTTCAACTGTTATGTGATTCTTTCCTGAACCAATATTTCAGGTGCTAAATCTTCTCATGACGTTGCCACTATGATGGCAAGAATAGTTTCTGTTTTCGGAACAGCATCTTACCTGCAGTCTGTATTCTATAAGATAGAATCCATTCACATTGTTCAGCGgcattcttatttttttttgttagccATTCAACTAACAAAAAATCTcaacttttcttttcttaacAGATTGGTCAGGGTACATACAGCACTGTTTTTCGAGCACGTGAATTAGAAACAGGGAAGATAGTTGCCTTAAAGAAGGTGCGGTTTGACAATTTTGAGCCTGAAAGTGTTCGTTTCATGGCTCGTGAAATAACAATTCTTCGTCGGCTAGACCATCCAAACATTATAAAGTTGGAAGGATTAATCACATCTCGTTcgtcatgcaacatatatctCGTGTTCGAGTATATGGAACATGATATTTCTGGACTCTTATCTTGCCCAGACATCGCATTCACCGAAGAACAGGTTCTAATTATTCTGCTCTAGATAGACAGTGTTACGAGTTTTACTGCACTGGCCTTCTAGACCTCTTTAAACATGAGCTATGAAAAAGAAATGACATTAATCAGTAATATATGCCTTAATCGAACTTTATTCTGTCATATTTTGTAGGTTAAATGTTACATGAAGCAGTTGTTATTGGGACTCGAGCATTGCCATTCTCAGGGTGTAATGCATCGAGACATAAAAGGTGCAAATCTCTTGGTAGATAACAATGGAATCCTGAAGGTAGGTGATTTTGGATTGGCAAATTACTGTACTTATGGGCAGAGGCAACCTCTGACTAGTCGAGTGGTCACATTGTGGTACCGCCCTCCTGAACTTTTGTTGGGGTCTACTGAATATGGGACTTCTGTGGATCTTTGGAGTGTTGGCTGCTTACTCGCTGAACTTCTCATCGGGAAGCCTATTCTTCAAGGGAGGACTGAGGTAATCAATGGAGCCATAGTTTTCTTGTTCCGTATTGAGCGATATTTTTTTGAGAGACAAATATTAATTAACTATTTGTATGACATACAAAAGTAACATCTACCATTTGTCAAAACTAATATTGTTGTCATTTGTCAAAACTAATATTGttgttaaaattaaatttacgtGGTATTCAATGCGGATTTAGGGCGAGTCTGTTAACGACTCTCATTGAGAGTAGAATTGGTCTGATTCCCCTAGCCAAATTCGCAGCATGGATGTGCTAAACCATGTGgcataattatgaaatttttatgtGTCTTTCTTTACAGGTTGAACAGttgcacaaaattttcaaactttGTGGATCCCCGCCTGAAGATTACTggaaaaaatcaaaacttcCTCATGCAACGTTATTCAAACCACAGCATCCTTACGATACCTCTCTTTGGCAAACCTTTAAAGATCTACCTGAAGCTGCTGTTACTCTAATAGAAACTCTCTTGTCTGTGGAACCGCACAAGCGGGGAACGGCTGCTTCAGCCCTCACGTCGGAGGTATTCTTGTTGGACCCTTGATAGCCACATGCAAATTTCTGGATTTCCGTACACTATTGTTTTTAATACTTTGCATTTCTCTGATGTGAAACTGATAGGGTTTCAccaaaagaaacaaaaagaagagaaactgaTAGGGCATTTGCTGTTTCAAATTGTGCTTGGGTTTAAGTTTCATGTCAAGTAGAATGACTCTAATCCTTTGCTTGTTGTTCACAATGATTAGTATTTCAAGACAAAGCCATATGCTTGTGATCCGTCAAACTTACCAAAGTATCCTCCCAGTAAAGAGATTGACATTAAAATTCGTGAAGAGGCCAGCCGGTAATTTCTCTTACATCCAATGGTATTGAAAATGATTGTTCCTTAAAGTCAAACTATAAAAGATTTGCTCCTTGTATTCAGGAAAAGGTCTGATGTACGATCTCGTGGTGGACCTGAAACAACGAGGAAGCCAACTAGGAGACCCAACGGAATGAACAAACTTGCACCAGAAGAGGTCACTCTCTCTCCCCTTTAAACTTGTACAAATATCTATAATACACACAGTTCTAATATATCCCCATACTCGTGTCCTATTTTGTTAGATGCTTTCTAGATATGGATACTCGATATGTATAAACAGGACACTTTTATAGGTTTACATAGAAGTATTACTCGAGAAATGGAATGTGAATATCCTATTTGCTACAGCTAATGAATTTATTTTGATCGCTCCTGATACAACCAGTTGTGGCATTTTGACTATACCAAGTACCATAAGaactattttttaatttttagataGTTATTgatcaaatttaatatatttatataattatatacgTGTATGTGTATATGTACACGTAAAACAGCTATATCCTTGTCGTATtctcatttttaaaaattttgggatcTGTATGGTGTCGTATCTGTGTCCTCGTATCTGCATCTGTGGAATAGAGAACTATAGACGCATAAATTTTTATCATCCTTTAAATTTCATTGTCGTGCACAGAATCTCCCTCCTCAAAAGCATGCTGAACTGAAGTTGAATGGAGATGGCATAAACAATAACAAAGGAGATGGATTCTTAGTTTGGGAGCCACCTAAGCCATCAATTATGGGGAGCAAAGAAGTGTCCCACGTAAAAAAACCATCTCAAGGCGATGATACTTGTCCCGGCCCTTTACAAGTTTCAGGATCTAGTGGTTTTGCCTGGGCAAAAGGGAGAATGAACAATTCATCATTAAGATCACGAAGTAGGTCTAGCTCTAGAAGCCTAATTCTTGAATCTTCTGGTGCCTTGCATTTGAAGAATAGCTTTGATTCAATAGGAGAGAACAATTGCGAGGTAGTGAATGGTGATCGGAAGTTTTCTGATACAAAACGTCACGACTCATGTGAAAGCATCAAGCCCCAAATGCTCAAACAATGGAGCCAATTAGAACGTCCAGATTCATTTGATACCTCAGATGAGTACCACTCTCAGGAATTGACCAAGGCACTTTATCATAAGGAGGAGGCTGCTGCCAGAAGACTCTATTCGGTAACTCTAAAACTTCTTTCTGTAGTACATTTCAAGTATATATTATCACCATCATCATTTTTTCTTCTCTTGAAAATGTGATACTATTACCACTCTTATGGAGTACAACCTTTATGAAGATTAAATAATACATGTTCAGAgttctatcattcaattaccaAAAGAGTTCAGTATAAGACAATTTTTTTATCCTCTTTATAGTTAGAAAAAAACGCCTACTCATACCCGATTAAACTTCTAGCTATCGAAGGTTGATTCTCTGTgtgaattatttttatttggttGTGACATAATGGGCATCAGAAAACTGAAACTTCTTGTCTCGAAAAATGGTCGAAGCTTTTACGTgtaatcagaaaaaaaaaatactgtcTTTCTGGTTTATGCCGTTTTCTCTTTCATAAATATCTTccattttatctgctcttgctATTTTAAGTGGGACATGAAACAGGTGTATCAAGAACAGGGGGAGAAGGTTGAATTTTCGGGACCCTTGCTAACTCAATCACAAAGAATCGATGAACTCTTGGAAAAGCACGAACGTCAAATCCGCCAGGCAGTTCGAAGATCATGGTTCCAGAGAGGTAGGACAATCCATCTTGGAAGTGAATTAGATTCCAAAATCGTTAATTTTATCCGCTAGACGTGCAGCGAGATAAGTTTCTACAAGGCAGAAGGCCCCAATAGACCCTTTTTTCTTCCACTGCTTCACTAGGATGTTCACAAATCACATATCCCATCCCTTTAGAATGAACGTATTCGTTAAAGACTTTTCATAACAAATTCTTGTTTCCTAAATGCAGTTAAGCGAAACGGAAAGCAACTGCCTGTGTACTAGTTTGTAGCTGTCCATGGAAGCGAATAGCTGATCTAATCATGATAACCAATCCGGGCATGGTCGTTCAACGAAAAGCTTCTTTGTTGCAGAAGGATTGAGCTGTATATTGACTAGCAAGCATGACCAACTCGGCTTTGGGAACCACAGCCGAATGCGTTCTCTCAGCTACAACGAtgctgcaaaaaaaaaaaaaaaaagagaccaAAATGGATCCCTCTTATCCGAGCTCATACATCAATCAAGATCTAGGAAGGGAAGATTATGTTTGTTCATTCTATTCTTTTTGATACATATACCTCTTTGaaagttttaatataatattctaTCAAAATAGCAATTTTAATCTCTTCCATTAGATTTCTCAGCTTGATTCTTATTCTTAGTCCCCAAAACAATGTACTAATGCCTATAAATTCAATCTTCTGGTTCATCTCAACGATTTCAAATCCATAATAATAAATCCATGTTATTTGTGTAGATAAATTACTCTGCAatggattaaaaaaatttaacaggATGTTTTGTCatttcaaatctttctttcagaaaagtttattatttttttccgaGTCAAATTCATTATATTAAATTGGTATATAAATTATTGTATTTGCAAATGGAAAAAAATTGTTGAGATTGAAATTATTTGCCCattgataaaaaataaaaaaatcctcAGCACATTTGAAACATTTCGGACCAAAAATGATTGATAATAActtataaatgttttttttttaaaaaattaatatataaatcaacGAAAATTTTTCATTTATTATTGCGAGATTTGTAGTTTAGTACTCATCAGACTAGGTGTATTTCAATAGATTAATTTTCCCCATGAAATCTATTTTTTTTGGGaatcttaaataataaataaatgaatttCACAGGTAAAAATGCCATTTTCTTTAAatatattgaatttaaatttcGTGAAATTGGATGTACTAAgcaatttataattaaaagaataaaatctcaaaaccatacGAAAAAACTACCGAAATAATTTTGCACAGATAAGTGAATTTCTAATTATAGTTTACCTTGtcggaaaaaaaattgatagtTTACTTTACTaccattaatatataaatatataatatattgttaCATTTTTatggtgtatatatatatatatatatatatatatatatattatcttgtcaCAATTTATATGATTTGTTTCAATAAAAACATCCGACATCCATAATTATCTTCACTAAGAGCAATTATGATTTGGAAATTTACTTTACTaccattaatatataaatatataatatattgttaCATTTTTatggtgtatatatatatatattatcttgtcaCAATTTATATGATTTGTTTCAATAAAAACATCCGACATCCATAATTATCTTCACTAAGAGCAATTatgatttggaaattttgacTTGAATAATTATAAACCAGCAAAGACTCGATTTtacaatttgttttttttaaaaaattgcaaTGAATTtatatcattaaatattaaattttttttatgacgtgAGAAAAAAGCTACAACAAATACAAGAGGCTAAttcttaaatatattatttttttgatatttaCTCCGCAatacatttttttattaatctttgaaattattaaatattaaatttgacgATTCATAAAAACTCATATAAAATCATctcataatttaattttatgaaataaatacCAAtccgattttaaaaaaaactatcattttttcattatatatacatacatagatCACAATACCGTGGTATGAATTCGTCGACCAAATAATACACCAAATTATAAATGTCTAATCTTTGACAACCGTGTTTTGAGTCACAGCCCCGTGACATTATcaaacaaaattaattaattattaattaatgagTAAAAAAAAGACAACTGAAAGAGTGAAAAAACAAATCCGGGTCCCTttagtccgggtcgggtctgtctCTGTCATTTCCCCCTGCGATCCAATTTCCCCCCTTTTGCCTTTGCAAATGGCGAAAAGATCACATTATTTCATCATATATTTAACCAAAAAACTTGTATCTAAATCGTTTGTCTGAACattattttcattaatttcccaatcacaatccgaatttaattGCCCCGTCGCATTTCTTCCCCAACCCCGAACCCTAAGAATTCAATATCCATTAATTTTTACTACTGACACTGCTTGAGGTTTCCCTTTCTTGGATTTATTCCACCAGTTTTTGAATGGATTTTTCAGTTGGATTCTGGTGATTTACTGTTGGATTGCTTCAAGGTCAAAACCCCTCAGCTGGAATTGTGAAATTCGATGTGGGTTTGTTTGattcttgaattcttgattgCATTGTGGCAGTGATTAGCGGGTTGTGGAGATCTGGGGGTCAGCTGGGTCGACTTGGAGGGGAATATTTGGGAAATAGGACTGGAAAGAAAGGGGTTTTGGATCCGATCGGGGGCAAAACAGCGCCATTAGATGGCGCTGTTCAGACGATTCTTCTACAGGAAGCCGCCTGATCGGCTTCTTGAGATTTCTGAAAGGGTATATGGTATGTTGTGGCCACTTTTCTTATTGCTGTTTTGTGGGTTTTTAGCTCAACAATGTTTGAATCAAGGGCTCCGAAATGGAGTTAGGGGCCAGTTTTGGGGGTTGATTACTTCAAGAGTTGAATTTCTTGCTCTTTGGCTGTTTAACTTGGTTAGGCACTTAAACACTATTTTACTAAAAGTTGAAGCTTTTAACTCTGGTTATCCTCAAATTAAGTGTGAAAATTCTATGTTGTAGTTTGTTTTGAAAGTATACAGAGCTGCTGAGTGTTGATGTTTCAGAGTTTGGTATTTTAATTCAGCTTGAGTTTATATTCAGCAaagcaaaattttaaatttgtcgAACTTTAAGATTTCAGGTGGGTGAAAAGGGTTTCAGATCATTAGGCTGTGGCATCATTTTACTTCTTTGCTCGAAAACCTTTATCAGCTTGCTGCTTTGGTTTTTGTTAAAGGCGGTgttaaattttatgattttaatgaAAGCAATTTTGTTTTCCAAGGCATTGGTTACATGTTTTAAAATAAAGTTTTATTTTGTAGTTCCATATCAGTATTCTTTTATAGTTCCtcctattttaaattattttgcagatttaagtaataaataaattatgaaatattttatgtactGCATTTGCTGAAAATCGTCTTTTATGGCTTGTGAGTTTTGCAATGTAACCTGGTTCCATTGGAAACAGCTTTAGGATTCTTACCGAGTCTGTGATTTGTGCGATGTGGTGATGCTATCTGATTTGTTCTCCATGTAGTGTTCGATTGCTGCTTCTCCACTGATGTGCTGGATGAAGATGAATACAGATCATACATGAATGGGATTGTGGCTCAGTTACAAGATCACTACCCGGATGCTGCTTTTAtggtttttaattttaaagaagGGGAACGACGGAGCCAACTATCTGATATATTATCTCAGTATGACATGACAGTCATGGATTACCCTCGGCAATATGAAGGGTGCCCGCTTTTACCGTTGGAAATGATCCACCATTTCTTAAGATCCAGTGAGAGCTGGTTATCCCTCGAGGGCCAACAAAATGTTCTTTTGATGCATTGTGAAAGGGGAGGATGGCCTGTCCTTGCATTTATGCTGGCTGGTCTTCTTCTATACAGGAAGCAGTACACCGGGGAGCAGAAGACTTTAGAAATGGTGTACAAGCAGGCACCAAGGGAACTTCTTCATCTTTTGTCTCCTTTGAATCCACAGCCGTCTCAACTTAGATATCTTCAGTACATTTCAAGGAGAAATTTTGGGTCAGATTGGCCTCCTTCAGATACGCCTCTGGCTTTGGACTGTATTATATTTAGAAACCTTCCTCTATATGATGGTGGGAGAGGATGCCGGCCTGTAGTTCGTGTATATGGTCAGGATCCTTCATTGAAAGAATCCACTAGAAGTTCAAAACTTTTGTTTTCATCTTCTAAGTTGAAAAAGTATATTCGTCTGTATAGTCAGGTAAGCGACAATCCAtctatttaattttgaataggTTAAGctgtaaaaaaaaagaaaatttatgAGGTGTTCTTATGATATGTGACTGCAGGACGAGTGTGAACTAGTGAAAATTGATATTCATTGCCGTGTTCAAGGAGATGTTGTTCTTGAATGTATACATTTTGACGATGATCTAGTGAGGGAGGAAATAATATTCAGAGTTATGCTGCATACAGCATTTGTCAGGTCAAATGTCGTGATGCTGGCCCGTGATGAAGTTGATGTTCTCTGGGATGCTAAGGACCAGTTTATAAAGGAATTCAGATCAGAGGTAAACTTCTGTGTTGCTTGTGCTATGTCTCTCTGTCTCTGAAGATTCAGAATTTGACCCTTTTCTTTTCTGGATCAGGTGCTCTTTTCAGATGTTGATTCTCTTCCGTTCATTACCACCATTGAAGCAGTAAGTGATGATGGCAATGAAACCGAAGGTGCTTCACCCGAGGAATTTTTTGAGGCAGAAGAGATTTTCAGCAGTGTTATTGATAGTCAGGAAGCCAAGGGGGAGACTGACGACCTTACAGACCAAGCTAGCGCTCAAGTTGATGAAAATCGTAATAAAGAAATCTTGAAGGATGAGTTGGATCATCACGCATTTCAAGATTGTGCAGCAGATGAGGGAATTCACTTACAAGGCATAAAGTTGGACTCAAATGATGAACGCTTACGTAATGGGGGCATCAAAATAGATTCCTTGTCAGGGATATCTGATGTGTCTAGTAACGCCGTAACCATATCTGTAAATGAGCGTATGCATGGGAATTCTGAAGAAGCGAGCAAGGAAAGTCTGGAACCGCGCACCGTAATGGAGAAGATTGAAAATCAAGGTTCACAGCAGAATTCTattgccgatgatgatagtcagAAGTTGGTTgttgccgatgatgatagtcagAAGTTGGTTAAGGGGTTCTCAACAGTCACAAAAAAGCAGCCAGTCACCAATTTAAAACCTTCTTCAGATGCTATTAGTTCCAATAAGAAAACTAAGCAGCAAGAGTCGCTGGGTCCCCTAGCAAGACAAGCAAAGCCAAATGCTGTATCCAGGTGGATACCTTCTAATAAAGGTTCTTACACTAATtcaatgcatgtatattatCCTCCGTCAAGACATAACAGTGCTCCAGCAGCACTATCTCTTGGCAAGGATTCTCCCCCTCATGGGAAATCTAAATCCCCATCTGTTACTCCATCTTCAGAATCTACAGCTATAGCTGACAGGCCAATCGCACCAGGTCATGGGAAGCATTCATCTTGTCCATCATCATTAGATTTGTCACCTGTCCAAGAGGCCTCTTCCACAAGTCTACTGTCATCACCAAAGATAGAGAGTGAGGCCCATGAACTTAGTCCAGCTCCATCATCTCCTCCTCAACCacaaccaccaccaccacctccacctccaccatTTTCATCTGCAAGAGCTGCCATTACTTTTCTTAAAAGTTCACCACCCCCTCCCCCACCTCCTTCCCCGCCATTGCCATATTCCCAGAGTACAGAATTTTCTCAGTTACTCAGTTCTATTCCATCAACGTCCTCATCTTCTGAAAATACAAACTTAAGTACCAATTTGAAGGTGACTTTTCTCCCACCACCTCCTCCTCCACCAGCACCTCCGCTACCTTCCAACTTTTCTAATTTTCAGAACATTAGTCCAATTTTCCCATCCATACCTTCATCTCCACCTCCGCCACCTGCCCGACCTTCCAACCTTTCTAATTTTCAGAATGTTAGTCGAATTTTACCATCTGTAGCTCCATCGACGCCTCGTCCACCTTGGTCATCTGGGAGTAATGTTCTTGCACTTTCACCAAGTTCTCCACCTCCCAACCCacctccgccgccgccgccgccaccaccaccaccaccaccaccaccaccgtTTAATCATGTATCGGTCTCGCAAAAATCTTCCGATATAAAGATgcctccaccaccaccaccaccaccaccaccaccaccaccaccgtTTAATCATGTATCGGTCTCGCAAAAATCTTCCGATATAAAGATTCCTCCACCACCACCTTTGACTTCACTCAGCGCCCAATTTAACCACCAACCGACACCTCCAATTTATGGCGTGCCAAATTTTCCCTTGCATGGagctccacctccacctccaccacgCCCATCTCCACTGATTACCACTGTGCCATCCCCACCTCATGCACAGCCACCACTACGTCCATCATTAGGTGTGctacctccacctccacctccacctccaccgcttGTACGTGCTATGAcccctcctcctcctcctccaccCCCACCACCACCAACACCAACACCAACACCAACACCAACACCAACCCCAACCAATAGAGTCCTAGAACCACTTGTCCCTTGTACTCTTCAGGCCTCAGTGCCGCCGCCACCGCccccaccaccaccaccaccacaaCTTTTGCCTATGTACCCAATACCGCCTCCAGTACCTAGAGGCGTagctccacctccacctccacctcctaGTGGCCCACCTCCACCACCCCCACCTCTTAGAAGCTCAATACCTCCCCCACCTCCTCTTACACGTGGAGTTCCAACACCACCTCCTCCACCCTTGTTTGGTGGCCCACCTCCACCACCTCCGCCCATAGGAAAGGgcccacctccacctccacctccacctcctccTGGAGCCCCAACACCACCTCCTCCACCCATGTTTGGTGGCCCTCCTCCACCACCTCCGCCCACAGGAAGAAgcccacctccacctccgcctcCGCCAGGAAGACCAACACCACCTCCTACACCCATGTTTGGTGGCCCACCTCCACCACCTC comes from Henckelia pumila isolate YLH828 chromosome 4, ASM3356847v2, whole genome shotgun sequence and encodes:
- the LOC140894422 gene encoding protein IMPAIRED IN BABA-INDUCED STERILITY 1-like, producing MGCVTSKQTVSVTPAILDHSGGLYGGSGRSRVGSSGGGGGLVAELDMNLKKVKKRGAGESGSELSESGRTSESVSFRLGNLQKYVEGEQVAAGWPAWLSAVAGEAIQGWVPLKSDSYEKLEKIGQGTYSTVFRARELETGKIVALKKVRFDNFEPESVRFMAREITILRRLDHPNIIKLEGLITSRSSCNIYLVFEYMEHDISGLLSCPDIAFTEEQVKCYMKQLLLGLEHCHSQGVMHRDIKGANLLVDNNGILKVGDFGLANYCTYGQRQPLTSRVVTLWYRPPELLLGSTEYGTSVDLWSVGCLLAELLIGKPILQGRTEVEQLHKIFKLCGSPPEDYWKKSKLPHATLFKPQHPYDTSLWQTFKDLPEAAVTLIETLLSVEPHKRGTAASALTSEYFKTKPYACDPSNLPKYPPSKEIDIKIREEASRKRSDVRSRGGPETTRKPTRRPNGMNKLAPEENLPPQKHAELKLNGDGINNNKGDGFLVWEPPKPSIMGSKEVSHVKKPSQGDDTCPGPLQVSGSSGFAWAKGRMNNSSLRSRSRSSSRSLILESSGALHLKNSFDSIGENNCEVVNGDRKFSDTKRHDSCESIKPQMLKQWSQLERPDSFDTSDEYHSQELTKALYHKEEAAARRLYSVYQEQGEKVEFSGPLLTQSQRIDELLEKHERQIRQAVRRSWFQRVKRNGKQLPVY